The genomic segment CAGGATGAAGAAATCCTCCTTAATCCAAAATACACAACAGAAGAGCTCATTTCCACTCAGAAGGAGGTTACACCTGCCAAAGAAGAAACCTCCAGTAtttcaattattataatttcagaGGGATTCGTGCTTGGGGAGGAAGAAGTCATCATTAGGTCAAATTGCATACCCGTACCAGGGGAGCCTTCCGCCATTCCagaagaccttttttccactacTCAGGCTGGCCCAGTTGTTCCAGAAGAGTCCTGTTCCACTCCTCAGGCCGCCCCAATTGTTTCAGAAGACCTCTGTCTCACTCCCCAGGCTGCCCCAATTGTTCTAGAAGAGCTACTCATGAGAAAAGAAAGGGATGCCTTCCATGTAGAGAGAGCAGCTTTCAGTGGGGATGTACAAGCACTCCATAATGAAAGAGAGGCCTTTAATATGGAGAGGTTGGCCCATATTAGGGAGAAAGAAGCCTTTGCTGCAGAAAGAGAAGCCTTCTACAGACACAAAGAAGAATTTGACGAGGACAAGGATGCCTTCTTAAGGGAGATGGCAAATTTCCACAGGGAAAAGGAAGAATTAGAGAGGGTCACTACACAAATAGAAAATGTGGGAAAATTATGCAAAGATAAACAGGAAACATTAGACAGAATAGAACGGGACCTCATTCAGAAAACGATATGCTTCGAAGAAATAAAAGCAGACTTTCTTCAAGAGAAAGCAGAATTTCAAAACGAAAAAGAAGTTATTTTAGAGAGAGAACAGGAGACCATTCAATGTATAGAGAAGCTAGAAAACATCATGAGGGAAGTGCAGGGAGGGAAGCATTTGAATTGGAGCATGACAAACAAGAGGGAAGTCCAGATGCAAAAGAAGATTGACGAACTTGAAAAGACCGTACAACAAAAACACGAATTATTGATGAAAAGTGAGATAATAAAATGTGACCTTTTGCAGGTACTTTTTAATACAGGCTTAATTAACGAAAACACTGTACAAGAAATGTTGAATGATACAAAAGATCTATTCCCAATACAATAAACATAATGCTTGGACCTGCACCCAAAAAGCTAAAAGCTGACGAACAGacggcagttggggggctgctggctgtTCTTTGGCCATAAAGGACATATATTGGACAAAAAGCGAGACTTGGCGTGGATCATTAAAAGCTGAAGGCTAGCGAACAAccggcagttggggggctgctggttttTCTTAGGCCCTAGAAGACATGGACTGCAGGAAAAGTGAGACTTGGCCTGGTTCATCTGAACCAGAAGGGtggcgaacggccagcagttggggggctgttggttgttcttaaaccctagaagacatggattggaagaaacgcgagacttggcctggatcatctgaagcagaagggtggcgaacagccagcagttggggggctgctggttgttcttaaaccctagaagacatggattggaagaaacGCGAGACTTGGCttggatcatctgaagcagaagggtgccgaacggccagcagttggggggctgctggttgttcttaaaccctagaagacatggattggaagaaacgcgagacttggcctggatcatctgaagcagaagggtggagaacagccagcagttgggggactgctggttgTTGTTAagccctagaagacatggattggaagaaaagcaagacttggcctggatcatctgaagcagaagggtggtgaacagccagcagttgggggactgctggttgttcttaaacccttgaagacatggattggaagaaaagcaagacttggcctggatcatctgaagcagaagggtggtgaacagccagcagttgggggactgctggttgTTGTTAagccctagaagacatggattggaagaaaagcaagacttggcctggatcatctgaagcagaagggtggtgaacagccagcagttgggggactgctggttgTTGTTAagccctagaagacatggattggaagaaaagcaagacttggcctggatcatttgtagcagaagggtggcgaacggccagcagttggggggctgctggttgttcttaaaccctagaagacatggattggaagaaacgcgagacttggcctggatcatctgaagcagaagggtggtGAACAGCCAGCAGTTGGGCGACTGCTGGTTGTTGTTAagccctagaagacatggattggaagaaaagcaagacttggcctggatcatctgaagcagaagggtggtgaacagccagcagttgggggactgctggttgTTGTTAagccctagaagacatggattggaagaaacgcgagacttggcctggatcatctgaagcagaagggtggtgaacagccagcagttgggggactgctggttgttcttaaacccttgaagacatggattggaagaaacgcgagacttggcctggatcatctgaagcagaagggtggcgaatggccagcagttgggggactgctggttgttcttaaaccctgaagacatggattggaagaaacgcgagacttggcctggatcatctgaagcagaagggtggcgaacggccagcagttgggggactgctggttgTTCTTAAACCCTTGAAGACATGGAATGGAAGAAAAGCGAGAATTGCCCTGGATCATCTGTAGCAGAAGGGTGGAtaacggccagcagttggggggctgctggttgttgttaagccctagaagacatggattggaagaaacgcgagacttggcctggatcatctgaagcagaagggtggcgaacggccagcagttggggaCTGCTGGTTTGTTCTTAAACCCTTGAAGACATGGATGAAGAAAGCGAGACTTGGCTGGATCATCTAAAGCAAGAAGGGGTGGCGAatggccagcagttggggggctgatggttgttcttaaacccttgaagacatggattggaagaaaagcgagacttggcctggatcatctgtAGCAGAAGGGTGGATAACGGTCAGCAGTTGGGGTACTGTTGGTTGTTCTTAagccctagaagacatggattggaagaaacgcgagacttggcctggatcatctgaagcagagGGTGGTATCAcgtcagcagttggggggctgctggttgttcttaaaCCCTTGAAGACATGGATTGGAAGGAAAGCGAGAATTGCCCTGGATCATTTGTAGCAGAAGGGtggcgaacggccagcagttggggggctgctggttgatCTTAAACCCTTGAAGAACTGGATTGGCCAAGAAACGCGAGGACTTGGCCTTGTCATCTGTCAGAAAAGGTGATAACGGTCAGGCCGGTTGACTGCTGGTTTGTTGTTAAGCCCGAAACATGGATTGAAAGAAAAGCGAgaacttggcctggatcatctaACGGAGTTGGCGAACGGCCCAGGCAAGTTGGGGTTGGGCTGTTTGGTTGTTTTTTAAACCCTTGAAACATGGAATtgaagaaaagcgagacttggcctggatcatctgtAGCAGAAGGGTGGATAACGGTCAGGGGAAACCTTGTTGTTACCCTGCTTGTTGGTTGGTTAAGCTAAGGAATTGAAAGAAgatggattggaagaaaagcgagacttggctgGATCCTCTGTACAGAAGTGGATAACGGCAGCAGTGTTAACCCTGCAAATGGATTGggaagaaaagcgagacttgcTGGAGCATCTGTAGCATAGGGTGATAACGCCACGTTGGGGGACTGCTGTTGTTGTAAGCCCTAACATTGGATTGGAAGAAACGCAAGACTTGGCCTGTATCATCTGGAAGCAGCAAAGTgcgaacggccagcagttggggggctgggCGGTTTTTCTTGGGGAACCCTGTTTTCTTAAACCCTTGAAGAACATGGTattggaagaaaagcgagacttAGCCTGGATCATCTGTAGCAGAAGGGTGGAtaacggccagcagttggggggctgctggttgttcttaaacccttgaagacatggattggaagaaaagcgagacttggcctggatcatctgtAGCAGAAGGGTGGATAACGgtcagcagttgggggactgctggttgATCTTAAACCCTTgaagacatggattggaagaaaagcgagacttggcctggatcatctgtAGCAGAAGGGTGGATAACGgtcagcagttgggggactgctggttgATC from the Macrobrachium nipponense isolate FS-2020 chromosome 42, ASM1510439v2, whole genome shotgun sequence genome contains:
- the LOC135213386 gene encoding uncharacterized protein LOC135213386, whose translation is MASANAKIDSLQEDNCLKEKRLSEAERRLEHLTNKFEERSAAAVAAEEKVEGQEERHSQLCEERENLKRQMFEELNHPKRCMTEASEEKLGISATLHQSLLRTEFVIELGRLKEQLSKGKERRIQFTEKLCLRKKSKTPGQVETLVNEDLRQLTSSEEIDGLSKITECLHAKDSEEVLGSKDWHMQSLSEAIDHLVKLLSQEENEDRVAAVEMVADLREQKRLLGFTKEDMTMKAHIDTHIHVLNRTRGKDIQTQMDKILNCVCQSKPGTEDINILENNVLPATQDEEILLNPKYTTEELISTQKEVTPAKEETSSISIIIISEGFVLGEEEVIIRSNCIPVPGEPSAIPEDLFSTTQAGPVVPEESCSTPQAAPIVSEDLCLTPQAAPIVLEELLMRKERDAFHVERAAFSGDVQALHNEREAFNMERLAHIREKEAFAAEREAFYRHKEEFDEDKDAFLREMANFHREKEELERVTTQIENVGKLCKDKQETLDRIERDLIQKTICFEEIKADFLQEKAEFQNEKEVILEREQETIQCIEKLENIMREVQGGKHLNWSMTNKREVQMQKKIDELEKTVQQKHELLMKSEIIKCDLLQVLFNTGLINENTVQEMLNDTKDLFPIQ